The DNA sequence agtTTTAAAGAAACAAGTCGATTACATAACACTCTTGACACATCCCTCCACTTTATCGACCTATTCTAATTCATTGTgtatcatcatcctctatatctcctcatttatttatgattgaacctaAGTACCCAAAATCTTCACTTTGCGATATCTCCTATTATCAATTTTCACTACCCCACTTTCAGTCTTACTGTTACTAAAAATTACTCATCATATGCTTTgattttgttctacttatctgaaattctttttattctatgtttgatctccataattccaGCTTCGCATTTATCTctacttttgttttatttaccAAAACGATATATGATGAACGCAAACAAATACaagcttaaagttgatcctggATGTAATCCAAACAGTAAGTACTTGTGAGACATCCAACAATATAATGTGATTCTTAAAGAGAATACGTGGCCATGAACACACCATGCCGAGGAGAAATGTACTTCTGAGATATCCAACAACCCAATAAGCATATTCCATATAAGTAAATTCTGTGAGGCCCTGTGTGCACTGATGTTTCCAAACAACTATGAATGGCATGAGATGAGGTGGTACACTTGTTAAAAGGGCAAGGTGTAAGTGTTAAGGTTTGGATATGTATAACAAATTTATGATTGAAAATTCTCACCAAcccccacaccccaccccccccccaaaaaaaaaaaactgcgaTTCAAGTATCTTTGGAGAGTGAACATATTTGACTGGTGAATCTCGATTTTTGGACTTCATATTCACAATGATTACTTCACTTCGTAAACATATGAGAAGATCTAACACCAACCCATTACGAGCTTTAATTTTTATACATAAAAATTTTatcatttctttcattcataTTTGAAAATCATTTCAAATGCACTAATCGTTCTTTGTATGGTACAACTCATCATCTGACAGATTCCAACTACGTTAGATTTCAATTTTTCCTACACCTAGGTAACATGCATATTCATGTAAAGAGGCTGCTACGACAGATCAAAGAGAGAGCCCATATCCCAACTATTAAGGGCCGTTTCAATTGACTACTTTCTGAGACACTAGGCTCTGTAGCTACTTTCTGAGACATTAGGTCCCTTGAAGATCCTTCAATCAGAGCTGGAGCTACATGCATTAATTAGGAAAGCATGATTCTTGCAGAGTCAAGgagatttttccttttcatgaaGACTGCATTCAACCACTTCCATTGTTGATGACTCACCCAAGGGTGGTTTAACAGAGATTCCTTGTATCTGGGCATGTATCTGATTGAGTAGTCCCTACTTGGGTCCCTGGGTTTTGGCCTCCATTTGTCGTGGTGGTATACTTGGGTTTTGTACTGTACTTTTCTGGTGGAGAGCCGATTAGGAGAAGGGAATGATTCTGAGATGAGTCTCAGACTTGTAGggaaggaaagaaatcatacGATGGTCACACTCTCACTCAGAGCAAAACccaattcaaattttcttttaaattcacTACTTCCAACGTTGGGTTATAAATCTTAAATAAACAGAACGCAAAAGAATCCTATTTGGAACATGAAACTgaaactaaatcctaatccaactttgaaaataaaatagagtttAAATAAAACAGTAGCCTATCTCCTAGGTATCctatccaaataaaataaactacttCCAGCCCTTAGTGGACCAAAAACCCGGTTTGAACCAATTCTGTCTAGGTTTGGGCTTCCAAAGCCAGTCATGCTTATCCAACCACAGTCAAGTGTTACTACATCAATCAATTTCCTCATGCAATAAAATCTCTTGTTACCTATCCCCCACAGAGAGGATGGAagacccaaaaatgaaaaaatgaaacaaaaaaaaaaaaaaaaaaaaaaaaaaaaaaaaaaagagagaaaaaaagaaaagaaagaaaagaaaagaaaagaaagaactatCAAGGGAAATGAATCCTGTTCTATCACTTTACTTTATCAAGAGGTTATCAATTCTGTTAAATCATAAATAATGACATCCTTACATGCACTATGAGACGTGATGTTGCACTGCAGATCTGCccatttgtccaaaagcaaCCAAAAGTAGTCCACTCAGCAGCTGTATTGAATGACTAGGCAAAGTGTGAATATATCAATAAATTTGATTCAGTTTCTACATTGAAAGAGTTGACAGATTAGTGCAATTTGCATTTGCTTATGCAAACGAAGTTCCAATAACCTGTTCCGGGAGGAAAGATATTTCAGAAAATTAACACCATGTGACATAGAGGGCACTAACCTTTATCAAGGTTTACGTCCTCAAATACAACAATCGGACTTTTACCACCCAGTTCCATTGAAACAGGCTGGCATACAACCATAGTATCAGTTAAAATGCTTGGAATAGGTGTAACTAGTAGAAATCCAAATCCTAAGAAGACAAGTCTCCAATATACCTTGACCATTTGAGCCGCAGAAGCCATGATCCTACTTCCCGTTAAATTACTTCCAGTAAATGCAATCTGATTGATGAATATGATCAAACGATTACTACTAGCAAGACATTCATCAATAACATACCATGATATCGTGAATGAGTGAAAGCCCCTAGACTTCATGAACTTCTAATGCAAGAGATGACTGAAAAAACAACTGAACCTTGTCAACATGAGGATGAGACGCTAAAGGAGCGCCAGATTCTACGCCTAACCCAGTCACAATGTTTAGAACGCCAGCAGGTAGACCTACTTCTTTACATATATCAGCCAACTCCAAACAAGTCCTGAAAAGCACGTACGATGAGAGgtgcatagaaaaaaaaattacagaaggAACAGCCAGCCACCAGAGatgaataaataagaaagaaagcatATATGGACTCACACAGATGCTAACTCAGATGGCTTCAGTATAGCAGTACACCCAGCAGCCAGGGCTGGAGCAACTTTCCATGTAGCCATCAAAAAAGGGTAGTTCCTtcagcaaaataaataaaaaatgaaaaatgagacAATTGATAATAATTCATCAAACATTCAGATCAGAATACATGCACACCAGACAAAAAATCTTGGATTTTATTTCTTCATGAGACATGAGGTATACAATGAAATACATAAACATCCATTCAGACACAAATGCATgtagagaaaacaaataaaaatctaaCCTATCAATCCagctctttttctttctccccccccccctctctttctttttgacATCTACTTGATTTTACAATGCTTATGCTCATGAAAAGCACTTTGACCACAGTTCCCACTTGCCAGATAATTGGTCACACTTCAGATTCACTTCGGGCAAATAGTTATTCTTCCAGAATTTTTTAATGAGAGATATACCTGTAGCTCTAAGCTAATAtatgcattattattattattattattattttttattaattttttttaatagattctTCTAAAGGCATCAGTTCAAATTGTAGTTAGATGTGTGAAGCCAACAACCATAAAATAATAGCATCAAGGTAACATTTCAAATTTCCGATAACAGAAAATGGTGAAAACATTCACCATAGAACTACCCATAACATAATACCCAGCCGCACTCTCAAACAACTTGCAATCCACACTCTAAATACAGCGCAACTGATGCAGTACCGAGGGTCTACACCAGGAGGAACAAGagggtcgacccaagtggctgactgggtcgaccagatctggtccaagatAGCCCACGGTTGGGCTACTGATGGGGTTATATTAGTTACTTAATTAGTCataatttagtttctattttttaagtcctaaattagttctaatttcagtccttgttagtttctaatttaagTTGTTTacaatttccagttttagtaactacatgttagtAGTTTAGAAAGTCAGTATTTAGAAGCTTTTAAGTTTCTACTTTGTAAGCAataccccatcattattataaataaagaggagggcaCACTACAGCCCACGATTTATGTTTACAAAAAAAGACTCTTGTTTTGCTGCTGCCACTGGTTTCCATGGCtgctccttgtgtttgatcaaggcctagggactggtgtttgatccagtcgacactctgcggcgagaagtccgagtgggttGTTATTATTTCTGGCTTTCTTTATTGGGTTATCTTCTCCAGCAGAACAAGTAAGTACTCTGAATTTTCTGCATAAATTTTCTGGGTTCTTGAATCTCTGTTTTCCCTTTCTATCCTCCTATTCTGTTTTGGAGTTCTGGCCACCCGATGGCCTTGTGATTTTGGTCGATTAGTACCTTTCAGAATAGgactcgatccaattttgaAGCAGATCAGACCACTGGTTCAGCTCATGTGTAGTACTCTGCAGTCCTGGCCGATAATGGATTCTGCCCAGAAATTATTGTCTAATCTGTGATGCCTGTTAATGTTGATTGCTGCCTTTATTTTCCTGATGGTTTGGACCTTCTAATTAGTAATTATATTTGATTACTTGCTCCTTAATAATCTTCTATTGAAGTTCCTGAAGATATTAGGATCGATTGCTAGGTTTCAGAACCTGCTGTCCAGAATTGACTTCTGATTTGGTTTAGCTATTCCTGTGATGTTTTGATTCTGATCGTACCTTATTCAATATTCTATTTCTGTTGCTGGATGGTCTATTTGTTGGTGCAAATTCTGTTCTTGGATTTCCAGATTCTGGATTTGACAATTTCTGGTTTTTCAAGGACTGTTGACTGATTAttctggactgttgttgctGTCTGGTATTCGgtggttattggttgttctttggtttaaacttgcctgcagttttgggtctagtttgagcttcaaatctagtcctacattagcaACACTACTTAATACCAGTATCTGAGGAGGGAGTGGGGAAAGGGACCATCACTTAGCGACTCCAATAGGATTTTAGATCATACAACTAATCAAGAATGGCAGAGTAAATAGTGAACAAAATTTCAGGCAAATAATACAGTTTAAAGAGAATGGAAAAGGAACATAAGTCCTATAACAGTTCAATAAATCATTACTGACACCCATACGGCAAATGATGATGAACTTCCAAATCGATAATTATTCAACTCAATTTCCTGAAAtcagaaaattagaaaataaaaatacaatgaaaaacaagaacatCAGGAAGGAAATGGAACTCTCAAATACCAAGGGGTAATCAGCGCAACAACACCAAGAGGTTCCTTAAGAATGTGGCACTTAAATGTTTCCATAGGAAGAGAGATAGGAGCTTTTTGTTTTGCATCTAAATCTTCAGCAAGTCCTGCGTAATACTCAAAACATGCTGCAACATCATCCTGGATCACATGAATAGATAGATAAGAATGATATGCTTGATAACTAAACAACCTAAATGGCAAAGACATCACAAGCATACCATGTCCCATGCAGCTTCATCAAGTGGTTTTCCACAATCAAGAGCTTCTAGCTTAGCCAATTGAGACTTCCTCTCTAAAACCTACATGCGGTTAGAAAAATGGAAATCCTCATCACATGTAAGAGAAAAGTGAAAATAACCGAACAACTTCGCAACCCAGATTTAGAATCCACATCTTCTACCAAGAAAGAATAATTAGGGAATTCTTAGCACTGGAAACCTCTGAAGCTAATTGAGTATCCTTTGCTAATATAAGATGTGGTGCAATACTGCAATCTGAATTAAACACCATAGAAAGCAGTGTCGTTTAGGTGAAATGGAACCCCTAAAGGCCAAAACCTTGGCTTTTATAAAACTTGGACCATAAAGCAATCTAACTTTTTGTAAAGGTATTGAACGATCAGAGCATAAGCAACCAATCATAATATTTAAGATGAAATGATAATTCGATATCAGCTTTACCCATCACAATAGATTGATTCCAAAATCGTAGGATTCACGATTCACGATTCACGATTCCCAATATGATAAAAAGTTCAAATCCACCAGGACGAAGTATAAACTAAAGACAGAATAAATGGGAATAATAAATACCTTAGTAGCAATGGCACGTAAATACTTGGCGCGGTAAGCCCCCGAAGCGGAAGCCCAATCTCTTCCCTTATTCCTGGAGAAGGCCCTGCGAGCAGAATCGACGGCTAGTTCCACATCCTCGGCGGTGGCAGCAGGAATATCCCCTGAATCAGTACCCAACTCCACAAAATTATATTTCAAACTTAAATTAAACTCAAAGAGACTGTTATTTTAAATgatcaaagagaagaaagaaaatccgGCAGAAATTGCAGAGAGGGAAGTGGAACCTATGATCTCTTCAGTGGAGGGGTTGATGATGGGAATCCGCTTCCGTTTGAGGGGCTCCCTCCATTCTCCATCGATATAGAGCTGACGAGATGGAATTGGGATCGCCATGGCTGTCTCAGATGCTGAAGGAGTGAGCTAAACCAGAGTGAAGAGTAAAGTGAGAAAGTGGAGAATTTAAAGAAGCGATCAAGTGGGTTGGCTTTTTATGAGTATTAAATATGATATGATATAAATGATGATCAAGATTGAAAGTAAATTTCTTCTGGGTTTTACAGAACTATGAGTAACAGTAACTTTAGCGGAGAACCATTACAAAATCTAACCTCCATTGCTTTGATTTTTGTTTATGACGTCAATGGCATCTGCAACAGCGGACGCACAACGCTAGTAATCTATCCGTTGTTTATGATTTCCTATAAACTCGAACCCATGTGAGTTTAGAGCTTGGTGGGGAGGTGTCAAAGCAATACGTATGTATAGAGCTCCATTTAACAATTTGCCGTGAATTGGGGGTGGTAATCCTTGACCATGGGGTCCGTTGATTGATATAACTGACTCGGCTAAGACTgtgatccactgggtctatccATGGAGACTGGAATAGTGGATCAGGTTTTGGTACGAGAATCATTATTGTATGGTCTGATCCACATGGATCTTTGGGTGGATTCCATTTATGTGGATTGATAAGAATCATTTTCGTACCATCTTATCCACACACATGAAATCCACAAAAGAAAAAGTCATGTGGTGGTATCCATGTGTGCGGATCAAATCATacaagaacttgatccacactctATATCCATCACTATGGTTGCAAATGTTGGCTTGCATCTATAGGCCCTGTAGACACTTACCTTATTTTGTCACAGTAGAGGGTATGTTAGGCGATGAAAAATCAAGGTATTTTCGAAATATTGTAGGATTCAATTGTTTATAATTTTAGAGGTTCCTTATGACTTTAGTAGTGTTTCAAATCCTTAGGataaccaaaaaattaaaatggttaagaatgaattttgaaaaaaaatggtaatatgACTTTATCATATAGGTGAGACCTCGCCCAACCTAAAACACTAAGCATTGTGTAAGAATAGCAAACAAATCGAGGGTTAGCCCATCCATTCCCTATTCCCGGACTCAACATTCCCTCTCTCCTTCTTGAGGGattattttctttatctttcccTGTTTATTTCCCTCACTTGTCTGCTTTGCAAGGTGATGTCTCTAAATTTACTTGATGACTAAGGGGGATGGGGAATAAATGGTTTTTGGAGCTGCCACCTAAGATATAGGGCCTATAACCTTATTAGGAAGCTCAATACAAATTAAGGAATCAAGCTCGAATGGGGGGCTTAATTTCGACTAAGGGATCAAACCTCTCAGGTTTGACTTTATATTTGGTCTACTCATCGAAGATACAAGTTTGTGTCAAGTTACAAGAGTGGGAATGTGTTAAGCGCCCACCTCGCTTGGTAAAACCGATCattctactagatgcttgaattttgaatattctcccctAAAAATCATAACAACCTTAGGCCAACGTACATGCATTATGTATACTCAGATGACATCATGCTTGATATGGAAAATAAACTCACATGAATGAAATAACAACTATACACTATCACATGAAATGACGAATAAACATATATAAAAATCCATACATGAAATGATAGAAACCTATGATAGAAACACATGACATGATAGaacctaaaaaaataatggatttaATTAACTATTGTTTTATGAAACTGACAAGTGCACTAATATATGAAATGCTGAAACTAAGTTGTTTTATATAATCTAACACATGATATCAACGTAAATCCTAATTTTATGTGACCAGCACATAAAATAATGCCTAAAATGATGATTTATAGGAATGAATGAAGAGGAATATCTTAGTTCCATTAACTTTGGAAGGATATTGTCTTTTTTGACTTATGgacctcaaggttttaaaacgtgttgtgccatattaaggaggATAGAAGTTATTAATTAGCTCAATAATCACTCTCTGgacaatgtgggactaaagtttatacACTCTCACCGATCTTCTAAACCCCCTGatacttgttgtattcttggtgAGACACCTCACCCGATCTCCCATGCAGGTATGGTATTTGTCGTATTTTTTGAGTGTCAcatactctctctccctctctaaagtGGATTGAAAAGTCTTAAAGGCTAAGAGTACGAGATCAAAATCCTTGCAAGTGATCCCATTAAAGGGTGCAATAACCAATAAAGTTTTTCAAATAAACTAGCTGGAAAAAACAAGGGAGCATAAAGTTCTTGTTTGCCTTTATGGTGAAGGTGTGGATGTCTTCTTTGACCGTGCCGATGAGATCCAAACTTTTGACTGCATGTCAAAGCATGGACAGGGGCCTCACCTTCTCCAAATTCTACTAATTCACACTATGTTTCTACTAATTAACGCTATGTTGCTTTGATTTTATCTCAGCAAGCAGAATTAGGAGGTGATGAGTCAAAATCGGACCACCACATTAGCACGAGCGAGTCAAAGCCACTTGCCTGAGCTTTCACCTCGGCAACATCTAGGCCGAGTTCTCACTTATGCCGCAACCAGGCAGAGCTTTCGCCTCAGTCACATCCAAACAGAGCTCTAACGTCGGTCTCATCCAGGCAGAGCTCTAACCTCTGTCGCATCTAGGCCAAGCTCTAGCCTCGGACTCTCTAAGATCAAGCCACCTCGGGCTCCTAAGGGCCGAGCTCTTACCTCGGACTCCCTGATGCCGAGCTTTTACCTCAGAATCTCTAAGGTCGAGCTCCTACCTCTGTTTTCTTGATGCTGAGCTCGTACCTCGGTCTTCCTCAAGGTCAAACTCCCACTTCGGTCCCCTACGGCCGAGCTCATGCCTTCAACAATCTCCAGGGTGGCCATGAACTAGCAGAAGCCGTAACCCACTGCAACACGACcagcaaaacatggaaaactAGGAACAACTAATCGTAAAATTCGCACACAGGAGTCCAACCAAACCTAAAACTCAGAATGACGCTCACTCATGAGTCCCAAACACAGGATCTTTCTTGGAATCTGGGCATATTCTCAGGATCAGGCGAGGTGGACTATTAGTCAAAGCTAGACTCTCCGCAAACAAGACCTTAGGGTCATAGCCTATAATAGCAAGGTAAGCCCCTAGAGAAGGGATCGACCACTCTTTTGACAAGAAATTTTCTTAAGTAACTGTTGTGGAGAAATTCTGACTTAgacatcggagagtcccccctCGGGTCAGTCCGGCTCTCTTTTGTCTGCTCTCTTGTGCAGGACTAGCGTGGAGTACCCAATCTTGCAaggaagatcatccggtcaaattttaccacatcagattggcaccgtctgtgGGAAGCTTGAAACAAAAAGCTTTAGAAGTTAATGCATCTGCACAGTAAACGAGTTGTGTCTCCCACTGCCCCTGAAACCAGATCTCGATGGTCTCGATGTTCATAGGCCACTGAAAATTCCCTTATGGTAGAACCAACACATCCCACACCAATAGAAGGACCAGCACCGCCTCCCACAGTGGGTGCCATAGGGGAGCAAGGACCAGCAGCAAGACCACCGGCAACAACCACTCAAGGCGACCCTGTGAGGAACTACTCTGTCTCTAAGCACGTGGAGATCGTTGAACAATTCCAGGATCTGTAAAGACAGATGCTCAAGACCAACAACCTCATGAGGGACATTCATCAGGCAATTCGGATCAACCTTTCCAGATCCACCCATAAGCCATAGAACTGCACCGGCACCTAGACGAAGTCGCATTGGCTTGACTAGTCCTCGTAAGCGCGAAAACCGACAGGAGCCATTGTAGAATTCCCTACTTGAGCCTAATGAATGCCCACGTGCAAGGAGGCCACATGGCAATAGTGTGACTCCTCCTGTGGAGCCAGGTCGACATCCAAGGCATTCTGCCTATGAGTCAAGTTTCCCTCCTATGGAGACCAGTAGTGGTCGGCCCACTCACACACTGCCACATACTAAAGACGGCACCGAACAGGCAACCTACCAGCACCTAGGGCGCGAAAACTCTCACAGGGAACCACATAGAAgcccacctcagccacaccagcAGCGGCTGACCCCATCGATCAAGAGAGGAAAGACCTGGAGAGGCGCCTCCAATAGTTGGCAGAAAAGGTAGAGAGCCTCCAAAGGCCAACGACGAACTTGACAGTAGCTCCTACTCACAATGCCTTGTCAAATGAAATAATGGATGTGGAGCTTCCTCGAAATTTATTGTACCTACCTTCAAGACATACAACGGGACCACAGACCCATCTGATCATCTATTGTACTACAGCTCGGCCATGACAGCACACGCCAAGTCAGAGGTCACGCTCTGTAGAGCTTTCACAATATCCTTGAAAGTTACAACCAATGAAGTAAGATTTTGTAAATATATAACATTTTTATAAAtgttaaaaaaatcttttcatATATTTTAATTCCATTTCAATCGCCAACCCTTTGATACGAAGTAAGTCGAATCGGGTACTTCAGTTCTCACAAGAGTTGAAGGCAGAGGCTGTAGCGAAGGTGAAGAAGTTCTCTCAGAGGTTCTCTTGGGTCAtcgtaaaaaaaattcaacctaTCAGAATGGAGCAGGTGCCAAATGGGAAGCAACTTCAAGAAGTTTGCCAAAGACGGTTTCCTTTAGCCTCAGATTTTGCGCAATGCATAGGTtctctacctttctttctcttcagtTCAGCCTGCAACACCTTCAATAATGGCATCTTCCTCAATTGTTCttacatattttttctttttgtttcaaaagGAATGAAGGGTTCCAAGGAATTTGCGCTGGAGATGTTCGATGCTCTAAACCGATGGAGAAGGTTGAAGATCGATAAGATCAACAAAGAGGAGCTCTATCAGTTTTGGTCACAAATCACTGATGAGAGTTTTGATTCTTGCTCCAGATCTTCTTGGAATGACAGTatattattaaattaaaaaaatagcaaaaaggaaaaaaaaaaaaaaaaaaaaagcataaagtGTGCACTTGCAGCAGTTTATTGAGTTATCAAAATTACATCTGTTGTATCATACTATTTACAGTGAAATTGCAGGGCCGAGAAGAACG is a window from the Macadamia integrifolia cultivar HAES 741 chromosome 5, SCU_Mint_v3, whole genome shotgun sequence genome containing:
- the LOC122080209 gene encoding betaine aldehyde dehydrogenase 1, chloroplastic-like, translating into MELTPSASETAMAIPIPSRQLYIDGEWREPLKRKRIPIINPSTEEIIGDIPAATAEDVELAVDSARRAFSRNKGRDWASASGAYRAKYLRAIATKVLERKSQLAKLEALDCGKPLDEAAWDMDDVAACFEYYAGLAEDLDAKQKAPISLPMETFKCHILKEPLGVVALITPWNYPFLMATWKVAPALAAGCTAILKPSELASVTCLELADICKEVGLPAGVLNIVTGLGVESGAPLASHPHVDKIAFTGSNLTGSRIMASAAQMVKPVSMELGGKSPIVVFEDVNLDKAAEWTTFGCFWTNGQICSATSRLIVHERIAAKFLEKLIDWTRNIKISDPLEEGCRLGPVVSKGQYEKINKFIQTAKSEGATVLCGGGRPQHLKKGFFIQPTIITDVDTSMQIWREEVFGPVLCVKTFSSEDEAIELANDTQFGLGAAVISNDLDRCERVSKAIRSGMVWVNCSQPCFCQAPWGGIKQSGFGRELGEWGLENYLSVKQVTQYISNEPWGWYVVPKSKL